CCGGTGTTGATTAAATAATTGGTATTTTGTACGTTATAAGTCTGTATCGTGCCGTTGTCCACGGACTTCCACAAACCCGCATTGACGATAATGCCGCCGCCGATCTTGGAAGGGGAATTTCCCGCCCCGTAAAGAGTGCCCGACCAAATCACTGTGCCATAATTGGTCAGAGTCGCGGTATTGGAATAACCAAGCGCATAATTGTTCTGGGCAAAGAAAATTGTGTTGGAAAGACTCAAGATTCCTCCGGCCTGAACGGTCAATGCCCCCTCCAAATCTTCTCCCGACAAGTTTAATACGCCACCCGCAGCCACTGTGAGTGAACCGCTGATCGTTCCGCCGTTCCCGTCGAATACTCCGTTCGGATTGATGATACTTGTATTGGTCAAAGAAAGCCCATTCGCAATCAAAGTCTGGGTTCCGGTCTGACCGCCGAGAGTCAGGCGATCCAGGGTGATGCCGATATTGTTGGTTGAACTGTAAGTGCCGCCGCCGGTGATGATGACGTCATCACCGTTCGCCGGAACTTGGTTCGGGATCCAGTTTGCCGCAACGCTCCAGGAACCGCCTGCCAGGTTCGTCCAAGTGAGCGTGGCTGATTTTGCGATGCCGCCTCCAAGAAAAAGAATTAAAAACAGCGATTGAAAAGCACGTAATTTCAAGATTGTCCTTCCGATAAGAATTTAAAAAACCCGGATGCAGACAGCCACTCCAAGAGTGCCATTGGTTAAAGCTTTTTTACAGTGGACTGTCAAGCGACATTCGCATGTCGCAGAGCATTGGGACGCATCTTATCGCTGCTCTTAAAATGGCGTCAACCGGTCGAAGTGCAGAGGGCCATCCGTCTTATCCACGGGAGCGCACGCGCCGTCGCCAGCCACATCTTTATCCGCCTCTATCCCCATTTATACCCGGCTTCTCGACGACTTCCCGGCAGGCAAATACGCCGAATCTTCAAAAGCGTTTATAAGATCAAATATTCCAAGCTTGTATAGCTTCGACTTAGTCATTAATAAAGCGGCATGACCAAGCCTACTCCACTCAACCCACTTATCTCCTTTTTTGTATCAGGATTGCTCCTGCTCACCTGCACCGTTCCCGCCACCGTTTTTGCCGCACCGAATCCTTTGAAAGTTTTACTGATCGCCGGCGGCTGTTGCCATGATTACGCCGCCCAGAAGGACATCCTCAAAAAAGGCCTCGAAGAACGCGCCAATGTGGTCGTTGATCAAATTTACACCGACGACTCCAGCACCAGACCCATGCTTCCCATTTACGGCAACCCAAATTACGCCAAAGGCTATGACCTCGTCATCCACGACGAATGTGCTGCGGACATCAACGACCCCGCAATCGTCCAGGGCGTGCTCAAGCCCCACCGCGAGGACGGCATCCCCGGCGTCAACCTCCATTGCGCCATGCACTGCTATCGCATTGGCAACCCCAACGATCCCGTCACCCTCGGCACACCGCACGGCTACTGGTTTGAATACCTCGGCTTGCAATCAAGCGGACACGGCGCGCAACTGCCCATAGCCATAGATTTCACCGCCCCGTCCAATCCCATCACCAAAGGCCTGACCAACTGGACCACCATCCACGAAGAACATTACAACAACATCCACATCTTCGACACCGCCACGCCACTCGCGCACGGCTATCAAGTCGTCAAGCAACGCGACGGCAGTCCGAAGACTAACGATTTCGTCGTCGTCTGGACCAATCAATACGGCCCGAAGAAAACCCGCGTCTTCAGCACCACCATCGGACACAACAACGAAACCGTCTCCGACCCGCGCTACCTCGACCTCGTGACCCGCGGAGTCCTGTGGGTCACCGGTCATCTGAACGAAGACGGAACCCCAGCGGCAGGTTACGGCCCGGGTGGGAAATAAGCCCCGTCATCACGAAGCGCAAATATTTTTGTGAAGTTTTAATTTGTAACAGTTGCGTGGGAATAATTTAGAAATGAGCAAGCCGATATTATTCAGGAAGCCATTAAAAAATGACATTTGCCGATTTTTTTAAAATTGCCACGCGTAACCCCGACGGTTCGGCTAATCCACCCTATGGCTACCAGTCCCGTTTGGCAGGCAACGATTCTCGCACTGTTTGTCGCTCTCAACTAATTGATATTCCGACAGGCCTCGGCAAGACTGCAGCCGTCGTCCTCGCTTGGCTTTGGAATCGTGTTCATCTTCAAAATCCAGCGTGGCCGCGTCGGATGATTTACTGTCTGCCAATGCGGACGCTCGTGGAGCAAACTCAAGACGAAGTTCAGAAATGGCTCAAAGCTCATGGCCTAGATTGGGATAATAAACCGGAAAACCGCCGAGGAAAAGTCGGTGTTCACATCCTCATGGGCGGTGAGGACGGCGGCGAGTGGGACATCCACCCCGAACGCCCCACCATCCTCATCGGCACCCAGGACATGCTCCTCAGCCGCGCCCTCAATCGCGGCTATGGCACGAACCGTTACCGCTGGCCAATGCACTTCGCGCTTTTAAATAATGACTGTCTCTGGGTGATGGACGAAACCCAACTCATGGGCGTCGGCGTGGAAACCAGCGCCCAACTCGACGCCTTCCGCCACGATCGAAAAATGCCCACCATCGGCGCGTGCCCCACCTGGTGGATGAGCGCCACCCTCGAACACACGCGACTCGCAACCGTAGATCATCCCAAGCCCGAAGGCGGCTGGCCCACGGAAAAATTGAGCGACGCCGAACAAACCGCCGGACAACCGCACAAACTCATCACCGCGCCAAAGAAACTATCGCCCGCTTCGTCGCTAGACGAAGAAGCGCCCCTTGTGCTCAACTCCTCCACCAAAAACGATTACCCCAAGCGACTCGCCGACCTGATCGCCTCACGCCACCAACCCGGCACACTCACCCTCGTCATCGTAAATCGCGTTTCGCGCGCGCGCGAAATTTATCAAGCCCTCACCACCCCCAGCAAAGGCAAGCCCGCCCCCCACGATCCACCCAAAATCGCGCTCATTCACTCGCGCTTCCGCCCAAAGGATCGCAAAAAGCACACCGACATCCTGCTCGGCGACCCTAACACCGAAAGCGACCGCATCGTCATCGCCACCCAAGCCGTTGAAGCTGGGGTAGATGTATCAGCGCGCCTACTCATCACCGAACTCGCCCCGTGGTCCTCCCTCGTCCAACGCATCGGCCGCTGCAATCGCCGCGCCGAATTTACCGACGCAGAAGTGCTCTGGGTGAACATCGAGCCCGACGCCAAAGGCGAACTACTACTCCCCTACACGCAGGAAGAACTCGACACAGCCCGCGCCGCCATCACTCCCCTCTCCGCACTAAAAAACGTGCGGCCTCGTTGAAGCGACACT
The nucleotide sequence above comes from Verrucomicrobiia bacterium. Encoded proteins:
- a CDS encoding ThuA domain-containing protein, whose amino-acid sequence is MTKPTPLNPLISFFVSGLLLLTCTVPATVFAAPNPLKVLLIAGGCCHDYAAQKDILKKGLEERANVVVDQIYTDDSSTRPMLPIYGNPNYAKGYDLVIHDECAADINDPAIVQGVLKPHREDGIPGVNLHCAMHCYRIGNPNDPVTLGTPHGYWFEYLGLQSSGHGAQLPIAIDFTAPSNPITKGLTNWTTIHEEHYNNIHIFDTATPLAHGYQVVKQRDGSPKTNDFVVVWTNQYGPKKTRVFSTTIGHNNETVSDPRYLDLVTRGVLWVTGHLNEDGTPAAGYGPGGK